One genomic window of Ziziphus jujuba cultivar Dongzao chromosome 4, ASM3175591v1 includes the following:
- the LOC107416579 gene encoding KH domain-containing protein At4g18375, which produces MDGGKQNFFKTRPSFQFKRKGGNKRGKWNSSSREPSSGNSQPGDTVYRILCPSRKIGGVIGKGGNIVKTLREATQAKITVADSVPGSDERVIIINSSPTRISSKQSTDEDSAENNEQVPMQLHCAAQDALLKVHDRIVEEDLFGGVTFDDDNDNNVVTARLLVPTNMVGCLLGKRGDVIQRLRSKTGASIRILPAELLPSCAMSTDELVQISGKPDVAKKALYEVSTLLHQNPRKDNPPPNFPLPYGGQGYPPPGTPMPNMLPPGNPMWPHRNSSSHGMPPITWTGGFGNQPSGFMPACINGGPTGRGGEASTEFSMKILCSAEKIGGVIGKGGFNVKQLQQETGAIIHVQDASPEADERVICVSAVEVLWSPRSQIIEAVLQLQNKTSEFSEKGGITTRLLVPSSKVGCILGQGGHVINEMRRRTQADIRVYSKEEKPKCAAEDEELVQISGNFGVAKDALAEIASRLRIRTLRDANAGAEHTPIGPAQGFGPARGLPSGPPLPRSVGFRGSNGYDPLEVGREYEPPSYPVPPAAPGYPNANCTLEGKIATNAVGPIIGLGGRSISNFGEVGGARVKLLDSQSDGSE; this is translated from the exons ATGGATGGGGGTAAGCAAAATTTTTTCAAGACGCGTCCCAGCTTCCAGTTTAAGAGGAAAGGGGGAAACAAGAGAGGAAAGTGGAATAGTTCAAGCCGTGAACCATCGTCAGGGAATTCTCAACCCGGTGATACAGTATATCGTATACTGTGTCCTTCTAGAAAAATTGGGGGTGTTATTGGAAAAGGTGGAAACATAGTCAAGACCCTGAGAGAGGCAACCCAGGCAAAGATTACGGTAGCTGATTCTGTTCCTGGCTCTGATGAGAGAGTAATTATTATAAACAGTTCTCCTACAAGGATTTCAAGTAAACAGAGTACTGATGAAGATTCAGCTGAGAATAATGAACAGGTGCCCATGCAGCTGCATTGTGCTGCACAGGATGCTTTGTTGAAAGTTCATGACAGGATTGTAGAGGAAGATCTTTTCGGCGGAGTGACATTCGACGATGATAATGATAACAATGTTGTTACAGCAAGACTTCTAGTTCCAACCAATATGGTAGGATGTCTTTTAGGAAAACGTGGTGATGTTATTCAAAGATTGCGAAGTAAGACAGGAGCAAGCATTCGTATTCTTCCTGCAGAACTCCTTCCCTCCTGTGCCATGAGCACTGATGAATtggtgcag ATATCTGGAAAGCCTGATGTGGCAAAGAAGGCACTTTATGAAGTGTCCACCTTATTGCATCAGAATCCACGCAAGGACAATCCTCCTCCAAATTTTCCATTGCCTTATGGGGGCCAAGGATATCCACCTCCAGGAACTCCCATGCCTAATATGCTTCCTCCTGGTAATCCAATGTGGCCTCATCGGAATTCTTCTTCCCATGGTATGCCACCAATAACTTGGACTGGGGGATTTGGAAATCAGCCTTCTGGATTTATGCCAGCTTGTATCAATGGTGGTCCTACTGGACGTGGTGGTGAAGCTTCAACtgaattttcaatgaaaattttgtgCTCAGCTGAGAAAATTGGTGGGGTGATAGGCAAGGGAGGTTTTAATGTAAAACAGTTACAGCAGGAAACTGGAGCCATTATTCATGTGCAGGATGCATCACCTGAGGCAGATGAACGTGTGATTTGTGTTTCTGCTGTTGAG GTTCTTTGGAGCCCAAGATCCCAAATCATAGAAGCGGTTCTTCAGCTTCAGAACAAAACAAGTGAGTTCTCTGAGAAAGGTGGTATTACTACTAGACTTCTTGTTCCATCAAGTAAAGTTGGTTGCATCCTTGGACAAGGGGGTCATGTAATCAATGAAATGAGGAGGAGAACCCAGGCAGATATTCGTGTTTATTCCAAGGAAGAGAAGCCCAAATGTGCAGCTGAAGATGAAGAACTTGTACAG ATATCTGGAAATTTTGGAGTTGCTAAAGATGCTTTGGCAGAAATTGCATCAAGACTTAGGATAAGAACTCTGCGAGATGCAAATGCTGGAGCAGAGCATACACCTATTGGCCCTGCACAAGGATTTGGTCCTGCCAGAGGCTTACCTAGTGGACCCCCACTACCTCGTTCTGTTGGATTTCGTGGTTCAAATGGATATGACCCTTTAGAG GTTGGACGTGAATATGAACCTCCAAGTTATCCTGTTCCCCCAGCTGCTCCTGG ATACCCAAATGCCAACTGTACTTTAGAGGGTAAGATTGCAACGAATGCAGTAGGTCCTATTATTGGATTGGGAGGACGCAGCATCTCCAATTTTGGTGAG GTTGGTGGAGCAAGAGTAAAGCTCCTAGATTCTCAAAGTGATGGCTCTGAATGA
- the LOC107416560 gene encoding cytokinin hydroxylase — MAMVVLTALLVVFLSLFMTVAYNTLSCYWLTPRRIKKFMERQGVRGPKPRLFIGNMLELAAMVSKSTSHDMNTISHDIVGRLLPHFVAWSKQYGKRFIYWHGIIEPRMCLTEIELIKELLFKHSSISGKSWLQQEGCKHFIGRGLLMANGKDWHHQRHIVAPAFMGDKLKSYAGYMVECTTEMLQSLKKEVELGRTEFEIGEYMTRLTADIISRTEFDSCYEKGKKIFNLLTDLQHQCAKASRYFCFPGSRFLPSKYNIEIKKMKVQVEKLLMEIIQSRKDCAEVGRSSSYGNDLLGMLLNEMKEKKENGFSLNLQLIMDECKTFFFAGHETTALLLTWTVMLLASNPSWQEKVRAEVKQVCNGQTPSVDHLSKFTLLNMVINESMRLYPPASVLPRMAFEDIKLGDLHIPKGLSIWIPVLAIHHSEELWGKDANEFNPDRFASKSFVPGRFIPFAAGPRNCVGQSFAMMEAKIILAMLISRFSFNISDNYRHAPVLVLTIKPKYGVQVCLRSIEA; from the exons ATGGCTATGGTGGTGCTTACGGCTCTGCTAGTGGTATTCCTAAGTTTGTTTATGACAGTTGCTTATAACACTCTCTCATGCTATTGGTTAACTCCAAGACGCATCAAGAAATTCATGGAGAGGCAAGGAGTGCGTGGTCCGAAACCAAGACTTTTCATCGGCAACATGTTGGAATTGGCTGCTATGGTTTCCAAATCCACATCCCATGACATGAACACAATCAGCCATGACATAGTTGGTCGTCTTCTTCCTCATTTTGTTGCCTGGTCCAAACAATatg GGAAAAGGTTTATATATTGGCACGGCATAATCGAACCAAGGATGTGTCTGACAGAGATAGAATTGATAAAAGAACTCTTGTTTAAGCACAGCAGCATATCCGGTAAATCATGGCTGCAACAAGAAGGGTGTAAACATTTTATAGGCCGCGGATTGTTAATGGCAAACGGCAAAGATTGGCACCACCAGCGTCATATTGTTGCCCCTGCATTTATGGGAGACAAACTCAAG AGCTATGCGGGATACATGGTGGAATGCACTACAGAGATGCTCCAATCACTGAAAAAGGAGGTAGAATTGGGAAGAACCGAGTTCGAAATAGGCGAGTACATGACCAGACTCACCGCCGATATCATATCCCGAACAGAGTTCGACAGCTGCTACGAAAAGGGGAAGAAAATATTCAATCTTCTTACCGATTTGCAGCATCAATGTGCCAAAGCAAGTCGATATTTTTGCTTTCCCGGAAGCCG gtTCCTTCCGAGCAAATATAACattgaaataaagaaaatgaaagtacAAGTGGAGAAACTGTTAATGGAGATAATACAGAGCAGAAAAGATTGTGCAGAGGTAGGAAGAAGCAGCTCATATGGCAATGATCTACTAGGCATGCttttaaatgaaatgaaagagaaaaaagaaaatgggttCAGCTTAAATTTGCAGCTAATAATGGATGAATGTAAAACATTCTTCTTTGCTGGACATGAAACGACAGCGCTTTTGCTCACCTGGACTGTAATGTTACTTGCTAGCAATCCCTCATGGCAAGAAAAGGTTAGAGCAGAGGTTAAGCAGGTCTGCAATGGACAAACTCCTTCAGTTGATCATCTTTCCAAGTTCACCTTG TTAAATATGGTAATAAACGAATCAATGAGGCTATATCCACCGGCTAGTGTTCTGCCTAGAATGGCCTTTGAAGATATCAAATTAGGTGACCTCCACATCCCCAAGGGCCTATCAATTTGGATCCCAGTGCTTGCAATTCATCATAGTGAAGAATTATGGGGAAAAGATGCTAATGAGTTTAACCCGGACAGGTTTGCATCCAAATCATTCGTTCCCGGCCGGTTCATCCCTTTCGCCGCCGGTCCACGAAATTGTGTTGGTCAATCTTTTGCCATGATGGAAGCCAAAATCATATTGGCCATGTTGATCTCCCGGTTCAGCTTCAACATTTCTGACAATTATCGCCATGCCCCGGTCCTTGTTCTTACTATCAAACCAAAATATGGGGTTCAAGTATGTTTGAGGTCCATAGAGGCTTAA